One window of the Drosophila gunungcola strain Sukarami unplaced genomic scaffold, Dgunungcola_SK_2 000198F, whole genome shotgun sequence genome contains the following:
- the LOC128265976 gene encoding LOW QUALITY PROTEIN: sodium-dependent nutrient amino acid transporter 1-like (The sequence of the model RefSeq protein was modified relative to this genomic sequence to represent the inferred CDS: inserted 1 base in 1 codon), protein YSTALATTYYACFMALTIRYLVXEVLPWTYCLVEWGSSCVATGETAVNDRQTVLREPETLGNNGLGTPSWDLVLFHLDTWVIIGTILSKGTTSSGKASYILALFPYVIMLVTLIRAVTLPGVWHGIVYFLKPQWSQLLNSHVWYSAITQMFFSLAACFATLVMYASFNEFNKNVHK, encoded by the exons TATATTCCACCGCTTTGGCTACCACCTACTATGCTTGTTTTATGGCATTGACCATACGGTATTTGG GTGAGGTCCTGCCCTGGACTTATTGCCTTGTGGAATGGGGCAGCAGCTGTGTGGCCACAGGTGAAACAGCAGTCAATGATAGACAAACAGTACTCAGGGAACCCGAAACTTTGGGGAACAATGGTCTAGGAACTCCCAGCTGGGATCTAGTATTGTTCCACTTAGACACTTGGGTTATCATCGGAACAATTTTGTCTAAAGGCACTACAAGCTCAG GTAAAGCTTCTTATATTTTGGCCCTTTTTCCCTATGTTATTATGTTAGTCACTTTGATCCGCGCTGTTACATTGCCAGGAGTCTGGCATGGAATTGTGTATTTCCTAAAGCCACAATGGTCTCAGCTGCTGAATTCACATGTTTGGTATTCGGCCATCACCCAAATGTTCTTCTCGTTGGCCGCTTGCTTTGCCACCCTGGTTATGTACGCCTCCTTCAATGAATTCAACAAGAATGTGCACAAGTAA